One genomic region from Quercus robur chromosome 4, dhQueRobu3.1, whole genome shotgun sequence encodes:
- the LOC126724473 gene encoding uncharacterized protein LOC126724473 yields the protein MAKRRKELEEKNGCEPSPIECFRSMHMKKDGVTFASEKAQKLYEKMDARKSEVASQGEIVNDSQIFFEVTGPPTRGRVLGMGAGVKPRDVYGPSSSSQCSKRCQVDRLKEKEDFELRFKESEDKNSAEKMKLQGEINQLKEEMPSMIRFALEKMGFNSMQEPTTQTNAGEGNQNVDENTEDDSEEEDDSEEEDDSDGSQKENTDSDDD from the exons ATGGCTAAGCGTAGAAAAGAATTG GAGGAGAAGAATGGATGTGAACCAAGTCCAATCGAATGTTTCAGGTCGATGCATATGAAAAAGGATGGTGTTACTTTTGCCAGTGAaaaagcacaaaaattatat gaaaaaatgGATGCAAGGAAATCAGAGGTTGCATCTCAAGGTGAGATTGTTAATGATAGTCAAATATTCTTTGAAGTGACTGGACCTCCTACTCGTGGTCGTGTGCTTGGCATGGGTGCTGGTGTCAAGCCTAGAGATGTGTATGGCCCAAGTTCATCTAGCCAGTGTAGTAAGCGATGTCAAGTGGATCGcttaaaagaaaaggaggatttTGAGCTTCGTTTTAAAGAATCAGAGGATAAAAATTCTGCTGAGAAAATGAAATTGCAAGGAGAAATCAATCAATTGAAAGAGGAAATGCCTAGTATGATAAGGTTTGCTTTGGAAAAGATGGGCTTTAATTCTATGCAAGAACCTACTACACag ACCAATGCTGGAGAAGGAAATCAAAATGTGGACGAAAATACAGAAGATGACTCTGAGGAGGAAGATgactctgaggaagaagatgactCCGATGGCTCTCAGAAGGAGAATACTGACTCAGATGATGATTGA